Below is a window of Defluviimonas sp. SAOS-178_SWC DNA.
TCCTTGCCGCCGTCGAGGATCGCCTTTCGCACCGAAGCCGGCGCCCCGGTTTCGAGATACTCCGTGATATCGCCGACGAAGGGGATTTGCTGGGGCTCTTCTGGCCTGGCCATGATCGCTGCCGTCCTCTGCCGTTTCCCGGACAAGTATGATCATCCGCCGCCGGGGTGCAATCGCGCCGGTTATCTGCCGGATCAGGCCCCGATCTTCGCCATGTCGAAGGGCGTGGACTGGTAGATCTCGTTGATCCAGTTGCCGTAAAGCAGATGTGCGTGGCTCCGCCAGCGGTTGACCGGATCCCGCGCCGGGTCGTCGTCGGGGTAGTAGTTCATCGGCACGTTGATCGGCGTGCCGTTCGCGACGTCGCGGTCGTACTCTTCCTTCAGCGTGCCGCTGTCATATTCGAGATGGTTGATGATGTAGAGCGCCCGGTGGCAGGGATCATCGACGAGGCAGGGCCCCGACTCGTCCGAGGTCAGGAGGGTGGTCAGGCCGGGCGCATTGTCGATATCCGCCTGCCGCATCTCGGTCCAGCGGCTGACGGGCATGATGAAATCGTCCGAGAACCCGCGCAGATAGGGCGAAGCCGGGGCGAGGTTCTGGTGCCGGAAGCAGCCGAAGGCCTTGTGATCCAGCATGTGCTTCGGCACCCGGTGGAAATGCCACGCCATCGCCATGCCGCCCCAGCAGACGCCGAAGGTGGAATGGACGTTGGTCTGGGTCCAGTTCATCACCTCGGTCAGCTCGTCCCAATAGGTGACGTCCTCGAACCGCAGATGCTCGATCGGCGCGCCGGTGATGATCAGGCCGTCGAACTTCTCGCCCTTGACCTCCTGGAAGGGGCGATAGAACGCCTCCATATGCTCGGCGGCGGTGTTCTTCGTCTGATGCTCGGACATCCGGATCAGTTGGAAGTCGATCTGCAAGGGGGTCGCGCCGATCAGCCGGGCGAACTGGTTCTCGGTCTGGATCTTCTTCGGCATCAGGTTGAGAAGCCCGATCCGCAGGGGCCGGATGTCCTGATGCGCGGCGCGATCGGGCGACATCACCATGACGCCTTCCTTCGACAGGACAT
It encodes the following:
- the metA gene encoding homoserine O-acetyltransferase MetA, giving the protein MPITLPETLPAFDVLSKEGVMVMSPDRAAHQDIRPLRIGLLNLMPKKIQTENQFARLIGATPLQIDFQLIRMSEHQTKNTAAEHMEAFYRPFQEVKGEKFDGLIITGAPIEHLRFEDVTYWDELTEVMNWTQTNVHSTFGVCWGGMAMAWHFHRVPKHMLDHKAFGCFRHQNLAPASPYLRGFSDDFIMPVSRWTEMRQADIDNAPGLTTLLTSDESGPCLVDDPCHRALYIINHLEYDSGTLKEEYDRDVANGTPINVPMNYYPDDDPARDPVNRWRSHAHLLYGNWINEIYQSTPFDMAKIGA